A single Cottoperca gobio chromosome 3, fCotGob3.1, whole genome shotgun sequence DNA region contains:
- the cdkn1ca gene encoding cyclin dependent kinase inhibitor 1Ca, with translation MDPIRRRESVCRSLFGPVDQEQLRRDLTLRLKEITEQDSHRWNFNFQTDTPLPGTFQWEEIPADCSAAVYQESTQLKDDACSSHSEEEERLSDREEGAGADQENCSSISNTHKCPAEVTPVQRKRTLSKAVAKSRNNARITDFFAKKRRTTETKSVLNPFHTSSSEAALCKTIR, from the exons ATGGACCCCATCAGGCGCAGAGAGTCAGTTTGCAGGAGTCTGTTCGGCCCAGTGGACCAGGAGCAGCTGCGGCGGGACTTGACGCTGAGGCTGAAGGAGATCACTGAGCAGGACAGCCACCGCTGGAACTTTAACTTCCAGACAGACACGCCGCTGCCTGGCACGTTTCAGTGGGAGGAAATACCCGCagactgctctgctgctgtctATCAGGAGTCCACACAGCTGAAGGACGATGCCTGCTCTTCACAcagcgaggaagaggagaggctgAGTGACCGTGAAGAAGGCGCAGGGGCCGACCAGGAGAACTGCTCCAGCATCTCCAACACGCACAAGTGTCCCGCTGAAGTGACGCCCGTCCAGAGGAAGAGGACGCTCTCAAAAGCGGTAGCCAAGTCCAGAAACAACGCACGAATTACAG ATTTTTTCGCAAAAAAAAGGAGGACAACAGAAACTAAGAGCGTCCTGAATCCTTTCCACACAAGTTCCAGTGAAGCAGCTCTGTGCAAAACAATAAGGTGA